One genomic segment of Erysipelotrichaceae bacterium 66202529 includes these proteins:
- a CDS encoding tyrosyl-tRNA synthetase, whose translation MKPVHQIIFIDEYPWNNQNLMNHYQMRTEKGEVENKKALIKRSYIHLPVINELVRKQGILKLNDFEQLCLVLPSGYLFENNENDAILKTKERLVKVFIPTGHQVEKYKEMQKNDKLWSTAMAIQMGEARYRNGLNDSYKEGLEQGERLLLKRQIEKKYHEDATEWLKMLTSEQLISISEQLFTCNTLSDLKQKAMEKDE comes from the coding sequence TTGAAGCCTGTACATCAGATAATTTTCATTGATGAATATCCATGGAATAATCAAAATCTGATGAATCACTACCAGATGCGTACCGAAAAGGGAGAGGTGGAGAATAAAAAGGCACTGATAAAACGCAGCTACATACATCTGCCGGTGATTAATGAGCTGGTAAGAAAGCAGGGAATTTTGAAGTTGAATGACTTTGAGCAGTTATGCTTGGTTCTGCCCTCTGGGTACCTATTTGAAAATAATGAAAATGATGCTATACTAAAAACGAAGGAAAGGCTGGTGAAAGTGTTCATACCCACAGGGCACCAAGTGGAAAAATACAAGGAAATGCAGAAAAATGATAAGCTTTGGTCAACGGCGATGGCGATTCAGATGGGAGAAGCACGCTATCGCAATGGTCTAAATGACAGCTATAAAGAGGGCCTTGAGCAAGGAGAACGGTTGCTTCTGAAACGTCAGATTGAGAAAAAATATCATGAGGATGCCACAGAATGGTTAAAGATGCTTACATCAGAACAGCTCATTTCGATATCAGAACAGCTGTTTACCTGCAATACACTTAGTGATTTAAAACAAAAAGCAATGGAAAAGGATGAATAA
- the hisE gene encoding phosphoribosyl-ATP diphosphatase, with product MNELDALYETIKDRKAHKEEGSYTTYLFEKGLEKILKKVGEECTEVVIASLIQTREDQINEIGDLLYHLTVLMVEKGISMEDVNAELKRRAQKTHNLKAERKPIEHL from the coding sequence ATGAACGAGCTAGATGCATTATATGAAACGATAAAGGATCGCAAGGCGCATAAAGAGGAAGGCAGCTATACCACCTATTTATTTGAAAAGGGGCTGGAGAAGATTTTAAAAAAGGTCGGTGAGGAGTGTACCGAGGTTGTGATTGCCTCTCTGATACAGACCAGAGAGGATCAGATCAATGAAATCGGTGATCTGCTGTATCATCTGACCGTGCTGATGGTAGAGAAGGGCATCTCTATGGAGGATGTCAATGCCGAGCTGAAGCGACGTGCTCAGAAAACGCACAATCTGAAGGCAGAGCGAAAACCGATTGAGCATCTGTAG
- the hisI gene encoding phosphoribosyl-AMP cyclohydrolase has translation MIQVNFDKGNGLVPVIVQDVHTHAVLMLAYMNSESLRMTMDTGRATYYSRSRQELWIKGETSGHYQYVKDIRIDCDEDTILLLVEQVGAACHTGHTSCFYRNMEGEEV, from the coding sequence ATGATACAGGTGAATTTTGATAAAGGAAACGGACTTGTTCCTGTCATTGTACAGGATGTGCATACGCATGCTGTCCTCATGCTTGCGTATATGAATTCGGAAAGTCTGCGCATGACGATGGATACCGGACGTGCGACCTATTACAGCAGAAGCCGTCAGGAGCTGTGGATCAAGGGAGAAACCAGCGGGCATTATCAGTATGTGAAGGATATTCGTATTGATTGTGATGAGGATACGATTCTGTTACTGGTGGAGCAGGTCGGTGCTGCCTGCCATACAGGACACACGAGTTGCTTTTACCGAAATATGGAGGGAGAGGAAGTATGA
- the hisF gene encoding imidazole glycerol phosphate synthase subunit HisF yields the protein MHTKRIIPCLDVKDGKVVKGINFVGLKEVGDPVDLARAYYEQGADELVFLDITATHEQRDTMVQVVERVAREIFIPFTVGGGIRSVEDIRKMLLAGADKVSLNSAAVRNKELIRQGAEMFGNQCIVLAVDGKRREDGSGWNVFVAGGREDTGMDLLEWVVEGVRLGAGEILLTSMDADGTKQGFDIELCKAVHDLVDVPVIASGGCGALEHFAQVFEQDASDAALAASMFHYKEVTIPQVKRYLKEKGIAVRI from the coding sequence ATGCATACAAAGCGCATCATCCCATGCCTGGATGTAAAAGACGGCAAGGTTGTTAAGGGAATCAATTTTGTCGGGTTGAAGGAAGTCGGTGATCCGGTTGATCTGGCAAGAGCCTATTATGAGCAGGGAGCTGATGAGCTGGTATTTCTGGATATCACGGCAACGCATGAACAGCGGGATACCATGGTACAGGTGGTGGAGCGGGTAGCCCGTGAAATCTTTATTCCGTTTACGGTTGGCGGCGGTATCCGTAGTGTGGAGGATATTCGAAAAATGCTGCTGGCAGGAGCGGACAAGGTATCTCTAAATTCTGCGGCGGTTAGAAATAAGGAGCTGATCCGGCAGGGGGCAGAAATGTTCGGCAACCAGTGTATCGTATTGGCAGTCGATGGAAAACGCCGTGAGGATGGCAGCGGATGGAATGTATTTGTGGCCGGAGGACGTGAGGATACCGGTATGGATTTGCTGGAGTGGGTAGTGGAAGGTGTACGCCTTGGGGCAGGAGAGATTCTGCTTACCAGCATGGACGCGGATGGTACAAAGCAGGGCTTTGATATCGAGCTGTGCAAGGCTGTGCATGATTTGGTGGATGTACCGGTGATTGCATCGGGAGGCTGCGGAGCTCTGGAGCATTTTGCGCAGGTATTTGAACAGGATGCCAGCGATGCGGCACTAGCGGCAAGCATGTTCCATTATAAGGAGGTTACCATTCCACAGGTAAAGCGCTATCTGAAGGAGAAAGGAATCGCGGTACGTATATGA
- the hisA gene encoding 1-(5-phosphoribosyl)-5-[(5-phosphoribosylamino)methylideneamino]imidazole-4-carboxamide isomerase: MIILPAIDILDQQPVRLYQGDYEQKECVGDSIADIARAFEQQGAEYVHMVDLNGAKEGKKINQDSIVKTAQSLSIPVEVGGGIRSMEDVRFYLEQGISRVILGTAAIENPDFLREAVSMYKEKIAVGIDCKNGMVCGHGWLQESEVQYIDFAIQMEAVGVKTIIVTDISRDGTMRGPNTEMLAELKKTVSINIIASGGIKDISHIRALKELDIYGAITGKAMYAETLSLSQAIALCKE, encoded by the coding sequence ATGATAATTTTACCGGCAATCGACATCCTGGATCAGCAGCCGGTACGGCTGTACCAGGGAGATTATGAGCAAAAGGAATGTGTGGGTGACAGCATTGCGGATATTGCCAGAGCCTTTGAACAGCAGGGGGCGGAATATGTGCATATGGTCGATCTCAACGGTGCCAAAGAGGGAAAGAAAATCAATCAGGACAGCATTGTGAAAACAGCGCAGAGTCTGTCCATACCGGTAGAGGTTGGCGGCGGTATCCGCAGCATGGAGGATGTGCGGTTTTATCTGGAGCAGGGCATCAGCCGTGTTATTTTAGGCACAGCAGCCATAGAGAATCCGGATTTCCTGCGGGAGGCGGTTTCAATGTATAAAGAAAAAATCGCCGTTGGCATTGATTGTAAAAACGGTATGGTTTGTGGTCATGGCTGGCTGCAGGAAAGCGAAGTACAGTATATCGACTTTGCGATTCAGATGGAGGCTGTCGGAGTAAAGACCATCATCGTGACGGATATTTCCAGAGACGGAACGATGAGAGGGCCGAATACGGAGATGCTGGCGGAGCTGAAGAAAACAGTATCCATCAATATTATCGCTTCCGGCGGTATTAAGGATATATCCCATATCCGCGCATTAAAGGAGCTGGATATTTACGGTGCGATCACCGGCAAGGCAATGTATGCCGAAACATTGTCTCTGTCCCAGGCGATTGCGCTTTGTAAGGAGTAA
- the hisH gene encoding imidazole glycerol phosphate synthase subunit HisH has product MITIIDYGMGNLHSVENALRHIGCTCCVSDKREDIERADQLILPGVGAFADCMKNLQERGLVEVLQIEVMQKHKPLLGICLGMQALFEDSEENGYTKGLGFLKGNIVKMKDTLVPASEIQTEKHVRIPHIGWNLLEPCQPSPVFERLSERPFVYYVHSYYAQNYDERDLLADSGYGRMRIPGLVRRDNVVGAQFHPEKSGEDGLQLLRWFKEEFV; this is encoded by the coding sequence ATGATAACGATTATAGATTACGGGATGGGAAATCTGCACAGTGTGGAAAATGCCCTGCGCCATATCGGCTGTACCTGCTGTGTTTCTGATAAACGGGAAGATATAGAGCGTGCGGATCAGCTCATTCTGCCAGGTGTCGGCGCCTTTGCGGACTGTATGAAAAACCTGCAGGAGCGCGGTCTTGTAGAGGTGCTTCAGATTGAGGTTATGCAGAAGCATAAGCCGCTTTTAGGTATATGTCTGGGTATGCAGGCATTGTTTGAGGATAGCGAAGAAAATGGTTATACAAAGGGCCTGGGCTTTTTAAAGGGCAATATTGTAAAGATGAAGGACACGCTTGTGCCAGCTTCTGAAATTCAAACGGAAAAGCATGTCCGCATTCCGCATATTGGATGGAACCTGTTGGAGCCCTGTCAGCCCTCCCCTGTATTTGAACGGCTGAGTGAGCGTCCCTTTGTGTATTATGTGCATTCCTATTATGCGCAGAATTATGATGAACGGGATTTGCTGGCAGACAGCGGGTATGGGAGGATGCGCATACCGGGGCTTGTACGAAGGGACAATGTGGTCGGGGCGCAGTTTCATCCTGAAAAAAGCGGTGAGGACGGACTGCAGCTTCTGCGGTGGTTCAAGGAGGAATTTGTATGA
- the hisB gene encoding imidazoleglycerol-phosphate dehydratase HisB gives MKSNATSRCAEQNRDTKETKISCYMNLDGDGTSDIHTGIGFFDHMLTLFSFHSGINLTLSAQGDLEVCDHHTVEDCGILMGACLKEALQDKRGIGRYGSMLLPMDEALAQVVLDISGRSFLVYNCELKRDTIGSFSCEMVEEFLRAFAFQAGITLHVNVPYGTNDHHKAEAIFKALGRALKAAIAVSGDALPSTKGTL, from the coding sequence ATGAAAAGTAATGCGACAAGCAGATGCGCAGAGCAGAACCGGGATACAAAGGAAACAAAAATCAGCTGCTATATGAATCTGGATGGAGACGGTACAAGCGATATCCATACCGGAATCGGATTCTTTGATCATATGCTGACCCTGTTTTCCTTTCATTCCGGAATCAATCTGACACTTTCTGCACAGGGCGATCTGGAGGTATGCGATCATCATACCGTGGAGGACTGCGGCATCCTGATGGGAGCCTGTTTAAAGGAGGCGCTGCAGGATAAAAGAGGAATTGGGCGCTATGGAAGTATGCTGTTACCGATGGATGAGGCACTTGCACAGGTAGTACTGGATATCAGCGGACGCAGCTTTCTGGTGTATAACTGTGAGCTGAAGCGTGATACGATTGGTTCCTTCTCCTGTGAGATGGTAGAGGAATTCTTGCGTGCCTTTGCCTTTCAGGCAGGCATTACGCTGCATGTGAACGTACCCTATGGAACCAATGATCATCATAAGGCGGAGGCCATCTTTAAGGCGCTTGGACGCGCATTAAAGGCAGCGATTGCCGTTAGCGGGGATGCGCTGCCGAGTACGAAGGGAACGCTGTAA
- the hisC gene encoding histidinol-phosphate transaminase yields the protein MKNIESYAARVNGSIMLNANECYKNISGEIVKELAAAIGDLAMNRYPDEASTELIEAYAKVKKLSADRLLAGNGSDEMLGLMIGYFLGKGKKLLTLSPDFSMYDYYASMHESEVVKFPCEKDGAFSIADFIEFGREYHVDMVLFSNPNNPTGHFVSNADVCRIVEAFPRIPVIIDEAYGEFAKESMLEYLDTYPNLYVTRTLSKAFGFAGARLGFLISNPGNIAALRPYMVPYNISCLTQKAGVIILQHAAEYELLVEEVQLERDMLYHKLKQLKNVTFYPSQANYLYGRSKQKQQLLEALHKEGIVIRDYEGKDSFRITVGSPGENAIVLSVLQEFDRKVCVV from the coding sequence ATGAAAAATATTGAAAGCTATGCAGCCCGTGTGAATGGCAGCATCATGCTGAATGCAAATGAGTGTTATAAAAATATAAGTGGGGAGATCGTAAAGGAGCTTGCGGCCGCAATCGGTGATCTGGCGATGAACCGCTATCCGGATGAAGCCAGCACGGAGCTGATCGAGGCGTATGCCAAGGTCAAAAAGCTGTCTGCCGACCGGCTTTTGGCGGGGAATGGAAGCGATGAAATGCTGGGGCTTATGATCGGCTATTTCCTGGGAAAAGGTAAGAAATTACTTACCCTATCACCGGACTTTTCCATGTATGACTATTACGCATCCATGCACGAGAGCGAGGTAGTGAAATTTCCATGTGAAAAGGATGGAGCCTTCAGTATTGCGGATTTCATTGAATTTGGCAGAGAATATCATGTGGATATGGTGCTGTTTTCCAATCCGAACAATCCTACCGGACATTTTGTGAGCAATGCGGATGTGTGCAGAATCGTGGAGGCATTTCCGCGTATTCCGGTAATCATTGATGAGGCCTATGGGGAATTCGCAAAGGAAAGCATGCTGGAGTATCTGGACACCTATCCGAATCTGTATGTGACCAGAACCCTGTCCAAGGCATTCGGCTTTGCCGGTGCACGACTGGGCTTTCTTATCAGCAATCCCGGCAATATCGCTGCTCTGCGTCCGTATATGGTACCCTATAATATCAGCTGTCTTACCCAGAAGGCTGGAGTTATCATCCTGCAGCATGCGGCAGAATATGAGCTGCTTGTGGAGGAGGTACAGCTGGAGCGGGATATGCTGTATCATAAGCTGAAGCAGCTGAAAAACGTAACCTTTTATCCAAGCCAGGCAAATTATTTATATGGAAGAAGCAAACAGAAGCAGCAGCTGTTGGAGGCATTGCATAAGGAAGGCATCGTCATACGTGATTATGAAGGAAAGGACAGCTTCCGCATAACCGTTGGTTCCCCTGGTGAAAATGCAATCGTCTTATCCGTGCTGCAGGAATTTGACAGAAAGGTGTGTGTGGTATGA
- the hisD gene encoding histidinol dehydrogenase has translation MLRRMKASDTAQLQTYLESRTEDIDTEIIAKVSAILQDVKARRDEAVKAYTRQFDGIELDDFRVSPCDIEAAAAKAEPFFVESMKKAKANIEYYHTAQKQNGYLLQKEMGIYLGQRVLPLDSVGIYVPGGRAQYPSSVLMNAIPARIAGVKRIVMITPPAQDGSLHPNIAAAAIIAGVDEIYKVGGAQGIAALAYGTESIAPVDKIVGPGNVFVAAAKKLVFGKVDIDMIAGPSEILVIADEHAPAESVAADLLSQAEHDPMASAILVTTSETLIDRVEQELRKQTDALPKKEIVEQSLRAYGTAILCESMESCLAVSNAVAPEHLELMVAAPMDYLGMVRHAGSVFLGYHTCESVGDYFGGCNHVLPTSGTARFSSALSVDSFIKKSSYLHYTEEALQAYGANIIEMAEQEELQAHANAVKVRLKS, from the coding sequence ATGCTGAGACGAATGAAGGCATCGGATACGGCACAGCTGCAGACGTATCTGGAAAGCAGAACAGAGGATATCGACACTGAAATCATCGCTAAGGTCAGTGCCATCCTGCAGGATGTTAAAGCACGCAGGGATGAAGCGGTAAAGGCATATACCCGTCAGTTTGACGGTATAGAGCTGGATGATTTCCGTGTTTCCCCATGTGATATCGAGGCAGCGGCAGCGAAGGCGGAGCCCTTCTTTGTGGAAAGCATGAAAAAGGCAAAAGCGAATATCGAATATTATCATACTGCACAGAAGCAAAACGGCTATCTGCTGCAGAAGGAAATGGGAATCTACCTAGGACAGCGCGTGCTTCCACTGGACAGTGTGGGGATTTATGTACCCGGAGGACGGGCACAGTATCCAAGCAGCGTGCTGATGAATGCAATTCCTGCCCGTATTGCAGGGGTGAAGCGGATCGTTATGATAACTCCGCCTGCACAGGACGGCAGCTTGCATCCCAATATTGCTGCAGCGGCAATAATTGCGGGAGTAGATGAAATATATAAGGTTGGCGGTGCACAGGGAATTGCGGCACTGGCATATGGTACAGAAAGCATTGCGCCGGTGGATAAAATTGTCGGACCGGGGAATGTGTTTGTAGCGGCAGCGAAAAAGCTGGTGTTTGGCAAGGTGGATATTGATATGATTGCCGGGCCGAGTGAGATTCTGGTGATTGCGGATGAACATGCACCGGCAGAAAGCGTGGCAGCGGACCTGTTATCACAAGCAGAGCATGACCCGATGGCCAGTGCGATTCTTGTGACTACAAGTGAAACCCTGATCGACAGGGTGGAACAGGAGCTTCGTAAACAGACGGATGCCCTGCCGAAAAAGGAAATAGTGGAACAATCTCTGCGTGCATATGGAACTGCAATTTTGTGTGAGAGCATGGAGTCCTGTCTGGCAGTATCCAATGCGGTTGCACCGGAGCATCTGGAGCTCATGGTGGCTGCACCAATGGACTATCTTGGTATGGTACGCCATGCTGGTAGTGTGTTCCTTGGCTATCATACATGTGAGAGTGTCGGAGATTATTTCGGCGGCTGTAATCATGTTTTGCCAACAAGCGGAACAGCGCGGTTCTCCAGCGCTTTGAGTGTGGACAGCTTTATTAAAAAGAGCAGCTATCTGCATTATACAGAAGAAGCATTGCAGGCATATGGTGCCAATATCATAGAAATGGCGGAGCAGGAAGAGCTGCAGGCACATGCCAATGCTGTGAAAGTGAGGCTGAAGTCATGA
- a CDS encoding ATP phosphoribosyltransferase — protein MSISVALTKGRLEKATVKLLEERGYGIESLKDKGRALVFQDSQKDIRYFLVKANDCITYVQHGVADIGVVGKDTLMEGGKDYYEMLDLGIGKCKFIVAGLAQHNLFDKVGHVKIGTKYPNIAKQYFLEKGMDVECIKIDGSVELAPILGLCDGIVDIMETGTTLKENGLVVFDTVCDISARVIVNKASFKLKRTEILAILEDMKKGLETC, from the coding sequence ATGAGTATATCCGTTGCATTGACAAAGGGGCGTCTGGAAAAGGCAACTGTTAAGCTGCTGGAAGAGCGGGGCTATGGAATTGAGAGCCTCAAGGATAAGGGACGTGCTCTAGTTTTTCAGGATTCCCAGAAGGATATCCGTTATTTCCTTGTGAAAGCCAATGACTGCATCACCTATGTACAGCACGGGGTTGCGGATATCGGAGTTGTCGGAAAGGATACCCTGATGGAGGGTGGTAAGGATTATTATGAAATGCTGGATCTGGGCATTGGGAAGTGCAAATTCATCGTTGCCGGATTAGCACAGCATAATCTGTTTGATAAGGTAGGACATGTAAAAATCGGAACCAAGTATCCTAACATTGCAAAGCAGTATTTCCTGGAAAAGGGGATGGATGTGGAGTGTATTAAAATCGACGGGTCTGTGGAGCTGGCACCGATTCTGGGCTTATGCGATGGTATTGTGGACATTATGGAAACTGGAACGACTCTAAAGGAAAACGGACTCGTGGTATTTGATACGGTCTGTGATATCAGTGCGAGAGTGATCGTGAATAAAGCGAGCTTCAAGCTGAAGCGAACGGAAATATTAGCGATTCTGGAGGATATGAAGAAAGGATTGGAAACATGCTGA
- the hisZ gene encoding ATP phosphoribosyltransferase regulatory subunit translates to MKKFAIPEGTRDLILGECTAKKRLQDAIEQVFDSYGYKEIVTPSIEFYQTYQTGFEQIHDEQMYKFFDHNGGILTLRMDMTVPIARVAATKFKDQKPPLRFRYCANVYKVKESFAGKRNEVTDCGIELLGLGEKQSDLEILVCALEVMECMKQASFTLEIGNVNFFHTAVELLGLTKDETQILADLIDRKSLTELKEYLETLRLDAVDKQFFLQLPWLCGSADMLQEALGFCFDARLKAIVENLQLLYEQLSALGYGDRITFDLGKLPHLNYYSGILFEGFVEGIGTSVLSGGRYDSLLEKFGEALPAIGFSVKLDAVLPVLHLKQQEATLTLCYPYEKKVEALRQAKELRKSTRVELLCGDYDDIIVKGENVA, encoded by the coding sequence ATGAAGAAATTTGCCATACCCGAGGGTACGCGGGATCTGATTTTGGGAGAATGTACTGCAAAGAAACGATTACAGGATGCTATTGAACAGGTATTTGACAGCTACGGCTATAAAGAAATCGTAACACCGAGCATTGAATTTTATCAGACCTATCAGACAGGCTTTGAACAGATTCATGACGAACAGATGTATAAATTTTTCGACCATAACGGTGGTATTCTGACACTGCGTATGGATATGACCGTACCGATTGCCCGTGTGGCGGCAACGAAGTTTAAAGACCAGAAGCCGCCGCTTCGTTTCCGTTACTGTGCCAATGTATATAAGGTAAAGGAATCCTTTGCGGGGAAGCGCAATGAGGTAACCGACTGTGGCATTGAATTGCTGGGGCTGGGTGAGAAGCAGAGTGATTTGGAAATTCTCGTCTGTGCGCTGGAGGTTATGGAATGTATGAAGCAGGCATCATTTACACTGGAAATCGGCAATGTGAATTTTTTCCATACGGCAGTGGAGCTGTTGGGACTAACAAAGGATGAAACGCAGATATTGGCGGATCTGATTGACCGTAAGAGCCTCACGGAGCTGAAGGAGTATCTGGAAACCTTGCGGCTGGATGCTGTGGATAAACAGTTTTTCCTGCAACTGCCATGGCTGTGTGGAAGTGCGGATATGCTGCAGGAAGCACTTGGCTTCTGCTTTGACGCACGTCTGAAGGCAATCGTGGAAAATCTGCAGCTGCTGTATGAGCAACTGTCTGCACTGGGCTATGGAGACCGTATCACCTTCGATCTGGGTAAGCTGCCGCACTTGAATTATTACAGCGGTATTCTGTTTGAAGGCTTTGTAGAGGGAATCGGAACCAGTGTGTTAAGCGGGGGACGCTATGATTCTCTTTTAGAAAAATTCGGAGAAGCACTTCCTGCTATCGGGTTTTCCGTCAAGCTGGATGCTGTGTTACCGGTATTGCATTTAAAGCAGCAGGAGGCAACACTGACGCTGTGCTATCCATATGAGAAAAAGGTGGAGGCTCTGCGCCAGGCAAAGGAGCTGAGAAAAAGCACACGGGTTGAACTGCTGTGTGGAGATTATGACGATATTATCGTGAAAGGGGAGAACGTCGCATGA
- a CDS encoding helix-turn-helix domain-containing protein → MKKVTEINLKVGDAIRKGLQRKGMTQKELAMLVGSTQRSISSYINGNAQPPLDILSLICRILEINMNQILQIPDYNFPGRMLHDPLELEVMKVFDQVPDEKRITFTKLMKSIISFHLE, encoded by the coding sequence ATGAAAAAAGTAACGGAAATCAATTTAAAAGTGGGAGATGCAATTAGGAAAGGGCTTCAGAGAAAAGGAATGACACAGAAGGAACTCGCAATGCTTGTTGGTTCAACACAGCGTTCCATATCCTCTTATATCAACGGAAATGCACAGCCTCCGCTTGATATTCTATCTTTAATTTGCCGCATACTGGAAATAAATATGAATCAGATTTTACAGATTCCTGATTATAATTTTCCAGGGCGTATGCTGCACGATCCGCTGGAGCTGGAGGTTATGAAGGTATTTGATCAGGTGCCCGATGAAAAAAGAATCACATTTACAAAGCTCATGAAAAGCATCATAAGCTTTCACTTGGAATAG
- a CDS encoding sugar isomerase domain-containing protein, with protein MAFIDTYFKEVEQRFALMKEETEAIEQAAELLLEAEKDKHTIYTFGSGHSHMIGQDIYARAGGYAKVYPINEIEMTLATHPTKSTTLERTASYADVLDAIYTVEKGDVLIVTSNSGRNPLVIEYTMRARKKGAKIIAITSLSHSKTIASRHESGLRLFELADVVLDNHAPYGDATTPIDDTCSMGPVSTLTGCFLAQCVMGRFVELLKEHGMDAPVFASSNMDGADERNRELFQRYVIKSIAK; from the coding sequence ATGGCATTTATTGACACGTATTTTAAAGAGGTTGAACAGCGATTTGCGCTCATGAAGGAAGAAACTGAAGCAATCGAGCAGGCAGCGGAGCTTCTGCTTGAAGCAGAGAAGGATAAGCACACCATTTATACGTTTGGCAGCGGACATTCTCATATGATCGGACAGGATATTTATGCCCGTGCCGGCGGCTATGCAAAGGTGTATCCTATCAATGAAATCGAAATGACACTTGCAACCCATCCTACCAAAAGTACCACACTGGAGCGGACTGCTTCCTATGCCGATGTACTGGATGCAATTTATACGGTGGAAAAAGGGGATGTATTGATTGTCACAAGTAATTCCGGTCGAAATCCACTGGTAATTGAATACACGATGAGAGCCAGAAAGAAGGGCGCAAAGATTATCGCCATTACATCGTTATCGCATAGTAAAACGATCGCATCACGGCATGAAAGCGGCTTGCGGCTGTTTGAGCTGGCGGATGTCGTACTGGATAACCATGCTCCCTATGGAGATGCTACCACACCAATCGATGATACCTGCAGCATGGGGCCGGTAAGTACCTTGACCGGATGCTTTCTCGCTCAGTGTGTGATGGGAAGATTTGTGGAGCTGTTAAAGGAGCACGGTATGGATGCCCCTGTCTTCGCCTCCAGCAATATGGATGGAGCGGACGAAAGAAATCGTGAATTATTTCAACGATATGTAATCAAATCCATAGCGAAATAG